A genomic window from Lycium barbarum isolate Lr01 chromosome 4, ASM1917538v2, whole genome shotgun sequence includes:
- the LOC132634802 gene encoding uncharacterized protein LOC132634802, whose protein sequence is MASMQCYKGEGEEFDYYGCEKSSGYQKPTTYSNSSYDQSYYVEDRCYETKPGMMGYGVSHGHQHGSGNGYGHNPCGPTMGHGKLGYGTGYNTHGTTGYGTGYNTHGTTGYGTGHNTHGMGYGNNSHSYDHHMHKPGSNGLGPGMGTALGHVMGFGNKHEGHGGYGMGSSGCTTYKKQHYRRKGIGGYGSGSDYSDSSDDERRC, encoded by the coding sequence ATGGCTTCAATGCAATGCTACAAAGGAGAAGGTGAAGAATTTGATTACTATGGCTGTGAGAAATCCTCAGGTTACCAAAAACCAACTACTTACTCGAACTCTAGTTACGATCAATCTTACTATGTGGAAGACAGGTGTTATGAAACCAAACCTGGAATGATGGGCTACGGCGTTAGCCATGGCCATCAACATGGGTCGGGTAATGGATATGGCCACAACCCATGTGGGCCAACTATGGGCCATGGGAAATTGGGCTATGGTACGGGCTACAACACTCATGGAACTACGGGCTATGGTACGGGCTACAACACTCATGGAACTACGGGCTATGGTACGGGCCACAACACTCATGGAATGGGCTATGGCAACAATAGTCACTCTTATGATCACCACATGCACAAACCTGGGTCGAATGGGCTGGGCCCTGGAATGGGCACTGCCTTGGGCCATGTTATGGGCTTTGGAAATAAACATGAGGGACATGGTGGCTATGGAATGGGCTCTTCGGGTTGCACCACTTACAAGAAACAACACTATAGGAGAAAGGGCATCGGTGGTTACGGCAGCGGCAGCGACTATAGCGACAGCAGCGACGACGAGCGTCGCTGCTAA
- the LOC132634803 gene encoding abscisic acid receptor PYL3-like, with protein sequence MVSIMDRRSSSTEDDYIRRHHRHDVRDNQCSSSLVKHIRAPVHLVWSLVRRFDQPQRYKPFVSRCIVQGDLEIGSVREVNVKSGLPATTSKERLELLDDDEHIFGVKIVGGDHRLRNYSSIITVHPEVIDGRPGTMVVESFVVDVPDGNTKDETCYFVEALIRCNLKSLADVSERLAVQGHMEPIDRI encoded by the exons ATGGTTAGCATAATGGATAGAAGGAGTAGTAGTACTGAAGATGATTATATTAGAAGACATCATAGACATGATGTTAGAGATAATCAGTGTAGTTCATCTCTTGTAAAGCATATCAGAGCTCCTGTTCATCTT GTTTGGTCATTAGTGAGGAGGTTTGATCAACCACAAAGGTACAAACCATTTGTTAGCAGGTGTATCGTGCAAGGGGACCTTGAAATCGGAAGTGTTAGAGAAGTGAATGTTAAGTCCGGACTCCCAGCTACCACAAGCAAGGAGAGATTAGAGCTTCTAGATGATGATGAGCATATCTTTGGTGTAAAGATTGTGGGCGGAGATCACAGGCTTAGG AACTACTCGTCAATTATCACTGTTCACCCGGAGGTCATTGATGGAAGGCCTGGAACAATGGTAGTCGAGTCATTTGTGGTGGATGTCCCAGATGGGAATACTAAGGATGAAACATGCTACTTTGTCGAGGCCCTCATCCGGTGTAACCTCAAATCACTAGCTGATGTGTCAGAGCGCTTAGCCGTGCAGGGCCATATGGAGCCTATCGACAGAATATAG
- the LOC132634804 gene encoding probable polygalacturonase, with protein MNQWIGSIFLCIISTLLLMNCLVAAEWETCSGIVPMQNRYDKISILDFGGVGDGRTSNTKAFKEAIFRIQHLKRRGGTLLYVPAGVYLTDPFNLTSRMTLYLARGAVIKATQDPSQWPLVDPLPSYGRGRERAGGRYMSLLHGNGLHDVIITGENGTIDGQGDVWWNMWRQRTLQYTRPHLIELMNSRGIIISNVIFKNSPFWNIHPVYCSDVVIRYVTILAPADSPNTDGIDPDSSSHVCIEDSYISVGDDLIAVKSGWDQYGIAYGRPSHGITIRRITGSSPFAGIAVGSETSGGVVDVLAEHINLFNMGVGIHIKTNIGRGGMIRNITVSNVYMENSRTGIKIAGDVGDHPDEKYNPNALPIVEGIKIKDVWGEKVLQAGLIRGIKNSPFSGICLSNINLHGNNPGPRKSPWKCSDVSGAAIQVSPWPCVELASSQQTGACPTYF; from the exons ATGAATCAATGGATCGGGTCAATATTCCTATGCATTATCAGCACATTGCTTCTGATGAACTGCTTGGTGGCGGCGGAGTGGGAGACGTGTTCGGGGATAGTACCAATGCAAAATCGATATGATAAGATATCGATATTGGACTTTGGAGGTGTAGGTGATGGGCGAACATCGAATACAAAAGCATTTAAAGAAGCAATTTTTAGAATTCAACACTTGAAGAGGAGGGGTGGAACTTTGCTTTATGTACCTGCTGGTGTATATTTGACTGATCCATTTAATCTTACTAGTCGAATGACTCTTTATTTGGCCCGTGGTGCTGTTATCAAAGCCACTCAG GATCCCAGTCAATGGCCATTGGTCGATCCATTGCCTTCATATGGGAGAGGAAGAGAGCGAGCTGGTGGAAGGTATATGAGCTTACTCCATGGAAACGGGCTCCATGATGTGATTATCACTG GTGAGAATGGTACTATTGATGGCCAGGGTGATGTTTGGTGGAATATGTGGAGACAAAGAACTCTTCAATATACACGACCTCATCTCATTGAACTGATGAACTCCAGAGGCATAATCATTtctaatgtcattttcaagaacTCCCCCTTTTGGAATATCCACCCTGTTTATTGCAG CGATGTTGTTATTCGATATGTCACCATATTGGCTCCAGCTGATTCACCAAACACTGATGGAATTGATCCAG ATTCAAGCTCTCATGTGTGCATAGAAGACTCCTACATTTCCGTAGGGGACGACCTAATAGCTGTAAAGAGTGGCTGGGATCAATATGGCATTGCTTATGGTCGTCCTAGTCATGGCATAACCATCCGAAGGATAACTGGATCATCTCCATTTGCTGGAATTGCAGTTGGAAGTGAAACCTCTGGTGGCGTAGTGGATGTTCTAGCCGAGCATATAAACCTTTTCAATATGGGAGTTGGCATTCACATTAAGACAAACATTGGTCGAGGAGGGATGATCAGAAACATTACAGTCTCAAATGTCTACATGGAAAATTCACGTACGGGGATTAAGATTGCAGGTGATGTTGGGGACCATCCGGATGAAAAATACAATCCGAATGCTCTTCCAATTGTTGAGGGTATCAAGATTAAGGATGTTTGGGGCGAAAAGGTTTTGCAGGCTGGTTTGATTCGTGGTATTAAGAATTCGCCTTTCTCTGGGATTTGTCTCTCCAATATCAACCTTCATGGAAACAACCCCGGACCACGAAAATCCCCTTGGAAATGCTCAGATGTTAGCGGCGCTGCAATTCAAGTCAGCCCTTGGCCTTGTGTGGAACTCGCCAGCAGCCAACAAACTGGTGCATGCCCTACCTACTTCTGA
- the LOC132637065 gene encoding probable inactive receptor kinase At5g58300 translates to MLSRAFVTKHQISRRNFNDHEENSCRSMSMYEYEEFIIGFKHDVPLVFFDQNNHPNRNHGKAVAHTCEPRLTLKEVLRASAGVMGESHLGMTEKVVLLKGKICALKRFRKVVVKMNDFGRRIEKFARVGKDCKQLVPIAAYLYSKRIKFVVCDYYPMGSLADLLAGARDLGQTALEWKQRLKIIRCIAHGIAFIHSQNPPKDQKDIQLNVHGNVKTSNVMINIDFTACLSDYGFVQLAERTEFSDTWPKKSSPLDQYAYSELLSQKDDVYNFGIILLDILGRQGMKKEEMGNGEFELFVQGKERKQVDNVLNIALRCLYTDLDARPTMEQVVIYLGDILRVRNYLNECNPRV, encoded by the exons ATGTTATCAAGAGCTTTTGTCACTAAACACCAAATAAGTAGAAGGAACTTCAATGATCATGAAGAAAACAGCTGCAGATCAATGTCAATGTATGAGTACGAGGAATTTATAATAGGATTCAAACATGATGTCCCCCTCGTATTTTTCGACCAAAATAATCATCCTAATCGTAACCATG GTAAAGCAGTTGCTCATACTTGTGAGCCAAGATTGACATTAAAAGAAGTGTTGAGGGCATCAGCTGGGGTTATGGGCGAGAGTCATTTAGGGATGACTGAGAAAGTTGTGCTTTTAAAAGGGAAAATTTGTGCTTTGAAGAGATTTAGAAAAGTGGTTGTGAAAATGAATGACTTTGGGAGAAGAATTGAGAAGTTTGCTAGGGTTGGTAAAGATTGCAAACAACTTGTTCCAATCGCAGCTTATCTCTACTCAAAGAGGATCAAATTTGTTGTTTGTGATTACTATCCCATGGGTAGTCTTGCTGATTTACTTGCAG GAGCAAGGGATCTAGGCCAAACTGCACTAGAATGGAAACAACGTTTGAAAATAATTCGATGCATTGCTcatggcattgcattcatccatTCTCAAAATCCCCCAAAAGATCAAAAGGACATACAACTAAATGTCCATGGTAATGTTAAGACATCCAATGTCATGATCAACATCGATTTCACTGCCTGTCTTTCCGACTATGGCTTCGTGCAATTAGCAGAGAGAACAGAGTTTTCCGATACTTGGCCAAAAAAGTCATCCCCCCTTGATCAATATGCATATTCTGAATTGCTAAGCCAGAAAGATGATGTTTATAATTTTGGGATTATTTTGTTGGACATACTAGGAAGGCAAGGGATGAAGAAAGAAGAGATGGGAAATGGGGAGTTCGAATTGTTTGTACaagggaaagaaagaaaacaagttgATAATGTATTGAACATAGCATTGAGATGCTTATATACTGATCTAGATGCTAGGCCTACTATGGAACAAGTAGTGATATACCTAGGAGATATATTGAGGGTGAGAAATTACTTAAACGAGTGCAACCCTCGTGTTTAG